From a region of the Caldivirga sp. genome:
- a CDS encoding endonuclease V encodes MVKRTISENYVKSRIPRGFNLEAARMVQRRLASMVVTTPLKQPIDLITGIDVAYKGNYAYSVAATYSIRLSHVIEYGCYEGEVTFPYVPTLLSFRELSPMIKAFMRLSRRPQVVLIDGHGIAHPYRLGIAAHFGVVMGLPTIGVAKSLLYGEVRESLILDPSNGEVIGGVVKCGSHEVYVSVGNMVTLNDALTLISGLCLRDRMPEPILHAHTMANKAKRSGCFNALA; translated from the coding sequence ATGGTTAAGAGGACTATTAGCGAGAATTACGTTAAGTCAAGGATACCAAGGGGCTTTAACCTTGAGGCTGCACGCATGGTTCAGAGGAGGCTAGCCTCAATGGTGGTGACTACACCGTTGAAGCAACCCATAGACCTCATTACAGGCATTGATGTGGCGTATAAGGGTAATTACGCCTACTCAGTGGCCGCAACCTACTCAATAAGGCTGAGTCACGTTATTGAGTATGGGTGCTATGAAGGTGAGGTTACGTTCCCATACGTGCCAACACTATTATCATTCAGGGAACTTTCACCCATGATTAAGGCCTTCATGAGGCTTAGTAGAAGACCCCAGGTTGTGTTAATTGATGGTCATGGGATAGCCCACCCCTATAGGCTTGGCATAGCCGCGCACTTCGGGGTTGTAATGGGTTTACCAACCATTGGAGTTGCAAAATCATTACTCTACGGTGAGGTTAGGGAATCCCTAATACTTGATCCAAGTAATGGGGAGGTTATTGGCGGTGTAGTTAAATGCGGTAGTCATGAGGTCTACGTAAGCGTAGGCAACATGGTTACGCTTAATGATGCCCTCACTTTAATTTCAGGGCTATGCCTAAGGGATAGAATGCCTGAACCAATACTGCATGCCCACACAATGGCTAATAAGGCTAAGCGTAGTGGCTGCTTTAACGCATTAGCCTGA